The Staphylococcus sp. KG4-3 genome has a window encoding:
- a CDS encoding HAAS domain-containing protein: MRRTEYLKILHKHLKHLDDNERQDIINEYDTHFYSGMEEGKTEKQISEELGDPQQLAKELNANAAIEKAEKSNNIGDVSHAVLSVMGLSILNFFVILIPFVIILSIALSLIVTTLSFIFAPIALLVKGAIAGFQEIMLLEVYTTGVLFGLGLILFVLTYLVTKGFYILCVKYLKWNIKVVKGSATK; this comes from the coding sequence ATGCGTAGAACGGAGTATCTTAAAATATTGCATAAACATTTAAAGCATTTAGATGACAATGAACGTCAAGATATTATAAATGAATACGATACGCACTTTTATAGCGGGATGGAAGAAGGGAAGACTGAAAAACAAATTTCAGAAGAACTAGGTGATCCACAACAATTAGCGAAAGAATTAAATGCAAATGCAGCAATAGAAAAGGCAGAAAAAAGTAATAATATTGGTGATGTGAGTCATGCGGTTTTATCAGTAATGGGTTTAAGTATACTCAATTTTTTCGTTATTTTAATCCCTTTTGTAATCATTCTAAGTATTGCATTATCATTAATTGTAACAACACTTAGTTTTATATTTGCACCTATTGCATTATTAGTCAAAGGTGCTATAGCAGGGTTTCAAGAGATCATGTTACTTGAAGTATATACGACAGGTGTTTTGTTTGGTTTAGGTCTTATATTGTTTGTTTTAACGTACTTGGTTACAAAAGGTTTTTACATTTTATGTGTTAAATATTTGAAATGGAATATTAAAGTAGTAAAGGGGAGTGCTACTAAATGA
- a CDS encoding DNA-3-methyladenine glycosylase has protein sequence MDFIQRNTVTIAKDLLGVRVIYHDELQTYTGYIVETEAYVGKKDRAAHGFNGKRTPKVESLYKTGGTIYAHVMHTHLLINFVTQLDGQPEGVLIRAVEPEEGIEAMSHNRGKLGFELTNGPGKWTKAFNIPRHLDGSKINEGRLQIDTKNRRYPKIIESSGRIGIPNKGEWTNKPLRFTVQGNPYVSRMRKSDMKHPDETWRD, from the coding sequence ATGGATTTTATACAACGAAACACTGTCACAATTGCCAAAGACTTATTAGGGGTGCGTGTAATCTATCACGACGAATTACAAACGTACACTGGCTATATAGTAGAAACAGAGGCCTATGTAGGAAAAAAAGATCGTGCAGCGCATGGATTTAATGGCAAGCGAACGCCCAAAGTTGAATCATTATATAAAACTGGCGGCACTATATACGCGCACGTTATGCATACGCACTTGCTCATTAATTTTGTAACCCAATTAGACGGTCAACCTGAAGGTGTATTAATCAGAGCAGTAGAACCTGAAGAAGGTATCGAAGCGATGTCACACAATCGAGGCAAATTAGGATTTGAATTAACAAATGGTCCCGGAAAATGGACTAAAGCATTCAATATTCCAAGACATCTAGACGGCTCTAAAATCAATGAAGGACGTTTACAAATAGATACTAAAAATAGAAGATATCCTAAAATAATTGAATCAAGTGGGCGTATAGGAATACCTAACAAAGGTGAATGGACAAATAAACCTTTACGTTTTACTGTGCAAGGCAATCCGTACGTTTCAAGAATGCGAAAATCTGATATGAAGCACCCTGATGAAACTTGGCGTGATTAA
- the fni gene encoding type 2 isopentenyl-diphosphate Delta-isomerase: protein MSDIKREQRKNEHVEIAMAQKDATISDFDEIRFVHHSIPNIDVDDVDLTSNLTDFTLNQPLYINAMTGGSEWTKQINEKLAVIARETGIAMAVGSTHAALRNSKMASSFSIVRETNPEGIIFSNVGADVPVDKAIESVKLLDAQALQVHVNAPQELVMPEGNRTFSTWMENLAQIVARVDVPVIVKEVGFGMSKETIKSLNEIGIKYVDVSGRGGTNFVDIENERRTYKDMDYLGLWGQTTVESLLESTAYQQDMDILASGGVRTPLDAVKCLALGASAVGMSRPFLNHVEKYGITETLNYTEQFTEHMKKIMTMLDAKAIKDLQHAQMIFSPKLQSWIEQRGLDIK, encoded by the coding sequence ATGAGCGATATAAAAAGAGAACAACGTAAAAATGAACACGTAGAAATAGCAATGGCACAGAAAGACGCAACAATTTCAGATTTTGATGAAATAAGGTTTGTACATCATTCTATTCCTAATATCGATGTTGATGATGTTGATTTAACGAGTAATTTAACAGACTTTACGTTAAATCAACCATTGTATATTAATGCGATGACTGGTGGTAGTGAATGGACGAAACAAATTAATGAAAAATTAGCTGTTATCGCACGTGAGACTGGAATTGCGATGGCTGTCGGTTCAACGCATGCAGCATTAAGAAACAGCAAGATGGCTTCTTCATTTAGTATCGTACGTGAAACAAATCCAGAAGGTATCATTTTTAGTAACGTGGGGGCAGATGTGCCTGTAGATAAAGCCATAGAATCAGTAAAATTACTTGATGCTCAAGCTTTACAAGTTCATGTTAATGCTCCACAAGAATTAGTGATGCCTGAAGGTAATAGAACTTTTTCTACATGGATGGAGAATTTAGCACAAATTGTAGCACGAGTAGATGTGCCTGTTATAGTTAAAGAAGTTGGCTTTGGTATGAGTAAAGAAACGATTAAAAGTCTTAACGAAATCGGTATCAAGTACGTAGATGTAAGTGGTAGGGGCGGTACTAATTTTGTCGATATTGAAAATGAAAGACGAACATATAAAGATATGGATTATTTAGGCTTATGGGGGCAAACAACTGTAGAGTCTTTATTAGAAAGTACCGCATATCAACAAGATATGGATATTTTGGCAAGTGGTGGTGTCAGAACACCTTTAGATGCTGTGAAATGTCTTGCTCTCGGTGCTAGCGCAGTAGGAATGTCACGTCCATTTTTAAATCATGTTGAAAAATATGGTATCACTGAAACACTAAATTATACAGAACAATTTACGGAACACATGAAAAAAATCATGACGATGCTTGATGCAAAAGCAATCAAAGATTTACAACATGCACAAATGATATTTAGCCCAAAACTACAATCATGGATTGAACAAAGAGGCTTAGATATTAAATAA
- a CDS encoding ribulokinase, with product MTYSIGIDYGTASGRVFLVDTSNGEIISTYIKEYSHGTISESLNGNPLPHNYFLQHAEDYTSILEEGVKHVLDDSNIKLDSVIGIGIDFTSCTIVFLDEDFKPLHLNPELQDNPHSYVKLWKHHGAQDEATQMKEVSDEINPSWLDYYGHSVNSEWMIPKILEVKHKAPEILNQTSYIMEAGDYLVSLLTDKNIRSNCGIGFKGFYNEKDGFNYDFFEAVDPELPEIVKNKCEAPVVHIGESAGNLSLFYQQLWGLSANVEISPYIIDAHSGVLGVGAIEQGEFTPVIGTSTCHLMLDPKQQPIPAITGSVKDAIIPGLYAYEAGQAAVGDLFNYVAELAPKAIVDQAEQQGLSIFEYLEKLASEIAIDEQHVTVLDWHNGNRSILSDSHLTGSIFGLTLQTPYEMIYRAHIESTAFGTKMIMQQFENNNIPVHTVYAAGGIPIKSNLLVEIYANILNKEIVVIDSSNATALGAAMLGANVGGAYASLKETVQQMKQPIYYRKQPEPEKVKQYELLFQRYKSLHDLLGKTHPKLSYID from the coding sequence ATGACTTATAGTATCGGCATCGATTATGGCACCGCTTCAGGTAGAGTGTTTTTAGTGGATACATCTAATGGAGAAATTATCTCTACCTATATAAAAGAATATTCACATGGCACCATCTCCGAATCTTTAAACGGTAACCCCTTACCACATAACTATTTTTTACAACATGCTGAAGACTATACTTCAATTTTAGAAGAAGGCGTTAAACATGTATTAGACGATAGTAATATTAAACTAGATTCTGTTATTGGTATCGGCATTGATTTTACAAGCTGCACAATTGTGTTCTTAGACGAAGACTTCAAACCATTACATCTTAACCCTGAATTACAAGATAACCCACATTCTTATGTGAAATTATGGAAACATCATGGTGCACAAGATGAAGCAACACAAATGAAAGAAGTCAGCGATGAAATAAATCCATCCTGGTTGGATTATTACGGACATAGTGTTAACAGTGAATGGATGATACCAAAAATATTAGAAGTTAAACATAAAGCGCCCGAAATATTAAACCAAACTTCTTATATAATGGAAGCGGGCGATTACCTTGTAAGTTTACTTACCGATAAAAATATTCGCTCAAATTGTGGCATTGGCTTTAAAGGCTTTTATAATGAAAAAGATGGCTTTAATTATGATTTTTTTGAAGCTGTAGACCCAGAGCTACCTGAAATTGTAAAAAACAAATGCGAAGCCCCTGTAGTACATATCGGTGAAAGTGCCGGTAATCTGAGTTTATTTTATCAACAATTGTGGGGCCTCTCTGCCAATGTTGAAATATCACCTTATATCATTGATGCTCATTCAGGTGTATTAGGCGTAGGTGCAATCGAACAAGGTGAATTTACGCCAGTAATTGGGACAAGTACTTGCCACCTTATGTTAGACCCTAAACAGCAACCTATTCCTGCGATAACTGGTTCTGTAAAAGATGCAATTATCCCTGGATTATATGCATATGAAGCTGGACAAGCTGCAGTGGGTGATTTATTCAATTACGTTGCAGAACTCGCACCAAAAGCAATTGTAGATCAAGCTGAACAACAAGGACTTTCTATTTTTGAATACTTAGAAAAACTTGCTAGCGAAATAGCCATTGACGAGCAACATGTTACAGTGCTTGATTGGCATAACGGCAATCGTAGTATTTTGAGCGATAGTCATTTAACTGGAAGTATTTTTGGCTTAACTTTACAGACACCTTATGAAATGATCTATCGTGCCCATATCGAATCAACTGCATTTGGTACTAAAATGATTATGCAACAATTTGAAAATAATAATATTCCGGTGCACACGGTATATGCTGCTGGTGGCATTCCAATTAAGAGCAATCTCTTAGTTGAAATTTATGCAAACATACTTAATAAAGAAATTGTAGTCATTGATTCAAGCAACGCTACTGCTTTAGGAGCTGCAATGTTAGGTGCAAATGTAGGTGGTGCATATGCATCATTAAAAGAAACTGTGCAACAAATGAAGCAACCTATATATTATCGTAAACAGCCAGAACCAGAAAAAGTAAAACAATATGAACTACTATTCCAAAGATATAAGTCATTACATGACTTATTAGGTAAAACACACCCCAAACTTTCATATATTGATTAG
- the gltS gene encoding sodium/glutamate symporter, translating into MLELDAITTLALASVLYLVGIYIINHASILKRLCIPAPVIGGLLFAIIVAILETTGLLTIKLDSDFIQDFFMLAFFTTIGLGASFKLLRLGGKVLILYFIFCGVLAFFQNIIGVSLAKLLNIPPLLGLTAGSMSMEGGHGNAAAYGKTVQDLGIDSAVTAALAAATLGLVAGGLIGGPVVKFLINKYNLKPENAEETMEDYSDVTSNQYLHKRMAPTTIFLMQFAIVAICMAIGSYLGTQFSDLTGINIPIYVGAMFIAVIIRNISEYSNLNIIDMKLINSISDVSLSLFLSIALMSIKLTEIYQLAIPLIIIVLVQVVFIVLFSVLILFRGLGKDYDAAVMIGGFIGHGLGATPNAMANLDVITKKYGASPKAYLVVPIVGAFLIDLLGVPIVTTFINIFS; encoded by the coding sequence ATGCTAGAGTTAGATGCTATTACTACTTTAGCCCTAGCAAGTGTATTATATCTTGTAGGTATCTATATTATTAATCATGCTAGTATTTTAAAAAGATTATGTATACCTGCACCAGTCATTGGTGGTTTACTCTTTGCTATCATTGTAGCAATTCTAGAAACAACAGGTTTATTAACTATAAAGTTAGATTCTGATTTCATTCAAGATTTCTTTATGCTTGCATTTTTTACAACGATTGGACTAGGAGCGTCATTTAAACTTCTTCGTTTAGGTGGTAAAGTCTTAATATTATATTTTATTTTTTGTGGCGTCCTGGCATTCTTTCAAAACATCATCGGCGTATCATTGGCAAAATTATTAAATATACCGCCTTTATTAGGTTTAACAGCCGGTTCTATGTCAATGGAAGGCGGACATGGTAATGCAGCTGCCTATGGGAAAACAGTCCAAGACCTAGGTATTGATTCTGCAGTAACAGCAGCCTTAGCAGCGGCAACCTTAGGTTTAGTTGCTGGTGGTTTAATAGGAGGTCCTGTTGTAAAATTTTTAATTAATAAATATAACTTAAAACCTGAAAACGCTGAAGAAACGATGGAAGATTATAGTGATGTAACCTCTAATCAATATCTACATAAGCGTATGGCACCAACTACTATATTTCTAATGCAATTTGCAATTGTTGCCATTTGTATGGCTATCGGTTCATATTTAGGGACTCAATTTTCTGATTTAACGGGTATAAATATCCCTATATATGTAGGAGCAATGTTTATTGCAGTTATTATACGAAATATATCTGAATACAGTAATTTAAATATTATTGATATGAAACTCATTAACAGTATTAGTGACGTCTCACTTAGCCTCTTTTTATCTATTGCATTAATGAGTATTAAACTAACTGAAATTTATCAATTGGCAATTCCATTAATCATTATTGTATTGGTACAAGTTGTATTTATTGTCTTATTCTCTGTACTAATTTTATTCCGAGGATTGGGCAAAGATTATGATGCAGCAGTTATGATTGGTGGGTTTATTGGACACGGCCTTGGCGCAACGCCAAACGCTATGGCTAATTTAGATGTTATAACAAAAAAATATGGTGCATCTCCAAAAGCATATTTAGTTGTACCAATTGTAGGTGCCTTTTTAATTGATTTATTAGGTGTGCCTATAGTTACAACTTTCATTAATATTTTTAGTTAA
- a CDS encoding PadR family transcriptional regulator codes for MNSQFKKGALELIVLLIVKKDDQYGYSLVQNISRYMTIAEGTVYPLLRRLVKSGELTTYYQPSTEGPSRKYYKITNQGNERLNLLLDEWGAFTAAVNQFIKESDVNA; via the coding sequence ATGAATAGCCAATTTAAAAAGGGTGCATTAGAACTTATCGTTTTACTCATAGTTAAAAAGGATGATCAATATGGTTATTCACTTGTTCAAAATATATCAAGGTATATGACTATTGCTGAAGGAACAGTTTACCCATTACTCAGAAGATTAGTTAAAAGTGGGGAATTAACTACTTACTACCAACCTTCAACAGAAGGACCATCACGGAAATATTATAAAATTACTAATCAAGGTAATGAACGATTAAATTTATTATTAGATGAATGGGGAGCATTTACAGCAGCCGTGAATCAATTTATTAAGGAGAGTGACGTTAATGCGTAG
- a CDS encoding Na+/H+ antiporter NhaC family protein, which yields MEQTMRSEKQYGALALLPLVIFLVLYIGVGITFTILGKEDAFDQLPRHVAILIGIVIAWTCYDRKTAFTKKVQIFTEHAGNSGIVNLGLILLLAGAFSTVTSEMGGKTAMVNMGLSVIPPSLLIPGIFIMSGFAALTLGTSTGAQAAFIPVGVAVAQAADLSVAAAGAAVIAGAYFGDNLSIISDTTIAATNGVGAKMRDKFKMNVLIALPAAVITAIFYAVVGGTGKVEGDLSYNFINILPYLFVLIAAIAGLDVILVLIIGIAMAGLLGIVQGQLGIFQFTKAIGDGMESMFTIFLVAFLVSGLVALIRYYGGIDWIIKAMKAKAKGRKSAEYVISLMSGVLSAALSHNTLAIIISAPIAKEIGDEYKVPPKRMASLLDIFACCALMVLPHDSGMLMVEQYGDVSYLEVLKYSFYPVIFVICTIITIQFGLLDRDKNKS from the coding sequence ATGGAACAAACTATGCGAAGTGAAAAACAATATGGTGCCTTAGCGCTATTGCCTTTAGTAATATTTTTAGTGTTATATATAGGTGTAGGAATTACTTTTACCATTCTAGGTAAAGAAGACGCCTTTGATCAATTGCCACGTCATGTTGCAATACTAATAGGTATTGTTATAGCTTGGACTTGTTATGATAGAAAAACAGCCTTTACTAAAAAAGTACAAATATTTACTGAACATGCAGGTAATTCAGGAATAGTAAATTTAGGTCTAATTTTACTGCTTGCGGGTGCATTTTCGACTGTTACATCTGAAATGGGTGGTAAAACAGCTATGGTGAATATGGGACTTTCTGTTATTCCACCGAGTTTACTTATTCCTGGAATATTTATTATGAGTGGTTTTGCAGCATTAACATTAGGTACTTCAACTGGTGCACAAGCCGCTTTTATTCCAGTAGGTGTTGCAGTAGCACAAGCCGCTGATTTAAGTGTTGCAGCAGCTGGTGCAGCTGTTATAGCAGGAGCTTACTTTGGTGATAACTTATCTATAATTTCTGATACTACAATTGCTGCAACTAATGGCGTAGGAGCTAAGATGAGAGATAAATTCAAAATGAACGTCCTTATTGCATTGCCTGCTGCCGTGATTACAGCTATTTTCTACGCTGTTGTTGGTGGTACAGGTAAAGTGGAGGGGGACTTAAGTTATAATTTTATCAACATTTTACCTTACTTATTTGTATTAATTGCTGCAATAGCTGGTTTAGATGTCATTCTTGTGCTTATTATCGGAATTGCTATGGCGGGCCTTCTAGGTATCGTACAAGGCCAATTAGGTATATTCCAGTTCACAAAAGCTATCGGCGATGGAATGGAAAGTATGTTTACTATCTTTTTAGTAGCCTTTTTAGTTTCAGGACTTGTCGCTTTAATTCGATATTATGGTGGTATAGATTGGATCATTAAAGCAATGAAAGCGAAAGCTAAAGGACGTAAAAGTGCAGAGTATGTAATCAGTTTAATGTCTGGTGTGCTCTCTGCAGCATTATCGCATAACACATTAGCAATTATTATTTCTGCACCAATTGCAAAAGAAATTGGTGATGAATACAAAGTTCCGCCAAAACGTATGGCAAGTTTATTAGATATATTTGCTTGTTGTGCATTAATGGTCTTACCGCATGATAGTGGAATGTTAATGGTAGAACAATACGGAGATGTATCTTACTTAGAAGTATTAAAATATTCATTTTATCCAGTAATATTTGTGATTTGTACTATAATAACAATTCAATTCGGGTTGTTAGATCGTGATAAAAATAAATCATAA
- a CDS encoding DUF4097 family beta strand repeat-containing protein produces MRKVLVFAFIIGLVITVVCALGAIKQFKIEQEKAKDVTTNFNKSYKESDIKALKVNFEHSNLKVKHGDKFKVTSEGSNEQTKIDAQINKGELKLTDNNQTSNINLSFLGIKKNDVVITVPKRLEGMKLDSSNGSIELNNIEAEQAYVYSDVGELTIKNSKYNKLKASSDVASILLEKTMYNQGEFETDTGQLTIEDTPIDKPTNIDTDTGDVVLDYGKLQPKNTLIDFSSDIGNLNIENSKLKNKKIGNGENLIKIITDTGDVTIK; encoded by the coding sequence ATGAGAAAAGTATTAGTATTTGCTTTTATAATTGGGTTAGTCATTACAGTAGTTTGTGCACTAGGGGCAATTAAACAATTTAAAATTGAACAAGAAAAAGCAAAGGATGTAACAACAAACTTTAATAAGTCATATAAAGAAAGTGATATTAAAGCATTAAAAGTTAATTTTGAGCATAGCAATCTCAAAGTAAAACATGGAGATAAATTTAAAGTAACTTCTGAAGGTTCAAATGAACAGACTAAAATTGATGCTCAGATAAATAAAGGTGAATTAAAACTTACAGATAATAATCAGACATCTAATATTAATTTGTCATTTTTAGGAATTAAAAAGAACGACGTTGTTATAACAGTACCTAAACGTTTGGAAGGTATGAAGCTTGATTCAAGTAATGGTTCAATCGAATTAAACAATATTGAAGCAGAGCAAGCATATGTATATTCAGATGTTGGTGAGCTAACAATTAAAAATTCTAAGTATAATAAACTAAAGGCTTCTAGCGATGTTGCTAGTATATTATTAGAGAAGACTATGTATAATCAAGGGGAATTTGAAACGGATACCGGACAGTTAACGATAGAAGATACGCCTATAGATAAACCTACAAATATTGATACAGATACTGGAGATGTTGTGTTGGATTATGGAAAACTTCAACCTAAGAACACACTAATAGACTTTAGTAGTGATATTGGAAATTTAAATATTGAAAATAGTAAATTAAAAAATAAAAAAATTGGTAACGGTGAGAATTTAATTAAGATTATAACAGATACAGGTGATGTGACAATTAAATAG
- a CDS encoding DUF805 domain-containing protein, which translates to MERKIGFGQALKLYWKNYVNFTGRSRRSEYWFMVLWHIIFLSPAIVIGFTGLFMLLASASGTADSTIGLSVLLLLLSIIYACIYSIATFIPNWAILIRRFHDTGRTMVMPLVYLGISLIANVVNFVIEKNDPNETNIITSIILIVFGLLNLGLGIYMIVIACLDSERKTNKYGSSHKYGQHIQSSDHTQSNHSNSFNTETVQNDDRHSQQFKHDVKTFDESKKQENKQDDFKY; encoded by the coding sequence ATGGAGAGGAAAATAGGTTTTGGACAAGCGCTTAAATTATATTGGAAAAACTATGTTAACTTTACTGGTCGGTCCCGTAGAAGCGAATATTGGTTTATGGTATTATGGCATATTATTTTCTTGTCGCCTGCAATTGTAATAGGATTTACAGGTCTTTTTATGCTTTTAGCAAGTGCTTCTGGGACTGCTGATTCTACAATAGGGCTAAGCGTGCTTTTATTACTATTAAGTATAATATATGCGTGTATTTATTCTATAGCTACGTTTATCCCGAACTGGGCCATATTAATAAGAAGGTTCCATGATACAGGTAGAACAATGGTCATGCCGTTAGTTTATTTGGGAATCTCATTGATTGCTAATGTGGTTAATTTTGTTATTGAGAAAAATGATCCGAATGAAACAAATATAATAACTAGTATTATTCTTATTGTCTTTGGATTGCTTAATCTAGGATTAGGTATTTATATGATTGTCATTGCATGTTTGGATAGTGAAAGAAAAACCAATAAATATGGCAGTAGTCATAAATATGGGCAACATATTCAATCTTCAGACCATACGCAAAGTAATCACTCAAATTCATTCAATACTGAGACTGTTCAAAATGATGACCGTCATTCACAACAATTTAAACATGATGTTAAGACATTTGATGAAAGTAAAAAGCAAGAAAACAAACAAGATGACTTTAAATATTAA